The proteins below come from a single Pedobacter aquae genomic window:
- a CDS encoding response regulator transcription factor — protein sequence MKILIIEDENELADSISEYLSEENYLCEFARTYNQALEKIESFHYDCILLDIMLPDGNGMNILEELKRQDKQDGVIIISAKNALDDKIKGLQIGADDYLTKPFHLSELAARIYSIIRRKQFRNTNIIQQNELQIDLLGKTVKFKNHPIELTKKEFNLLLYFIGNNNRIISKSTLAEHLSGDFADMLDNHDFVYAHIKNLKKKLNEVGCKNYLKTVYGTGYKWEG from the coding sequence ATGAAAATACTGATTATAGAAGACGAAAACGAACTTGCCGACAGCATCTCCGAATATCTTTCGGAAGAAAACTATTTGTGTGAGTTTGCCCGAACTTATAATCAGGCATTGGAGAAAATCGAATCATTTCATTACGACTGCATCTTATTAGACATAATGTTGCCTGACGGCAACGGAATGAATATTTTAGAAGAACTCAAAAGACAAGACAAACAAGACGGTGTAATTATTATTTCTGCAAAAAACGCATTAGACGACAAAATAAAAGGACTTCAAATTGGTGCAGATGACTACCTGACAAAACCTTTTCATCTTTCGGAACTAGCAGCAAGAATATATTCCATTATCCGCAGAAAACAGTTTAGAAATACTAATATAATTCAGCAGAATGAGCTGCAAATTGACTTACTTGGCAAAACTGTTAAATTCAAAAATCACCCTATTGAGCTTACAAAAAAAGAGTTTAACTTACTCTTATATTTTATTGGTAACAATAACAGGATAATTTCAAAAAGTACCTTAGCAGAACATCTTTCAGGCGACTTTGCCGATATGTTAGACAATCACGATTTTGTATATGCTCATATCAAAAATCTGAAAAAGAAATTGAATGAAGTAGGTTGTAAGAATTATTTGAAAACTGTTTACGGAACAGGTTATAAATGGGAAGGATGA
- a CDS encoding multicopper oxidase domain-containing protein: protein MIKNIKYLKFAMSLALALLATTNIFAQKVVRYDLYVKDTIVNFTSKEKRAIAVNGQIPMPTLMFTEGDTAEIHVHNRLKESTSLHWHGLYLPNKEDGVPYLTQMPIEPNTTHIYRFPIIQNGTHWYHSHSGLQEQIGMYGSMVLLKRADDPTFRKGIDDLPYVPIVLSEWTDYNPDNVHRMLHNANDWFAIKKNTVQSYGEAIKAGHFKTKLTNEWKRMLAMDVSDVYYDKFLINGASESQLSQFKAGDKVRLRISNGGASSYFWLTYAGGKMTVVANDGNDVEPVVVDRLIIGVSETYDAIVTIPAENTSYEFLATPEDRTKSASIYIGSGIKQLVSPLPKLKYFEGMKMMNDMMKMDGTMNDMGMDMSLQQMDMNTVMYPEITGDNKPKKSKHSDHTNHTMPSNDIVTLNYAMLKSPTKTTLPKDAPIRELRFELTGNMNRYVWSMDNRVLAETDKILIKKGEIVRITLYNNSMMRHPMHLHGHDFRVINGQGDYAPLKNVLDIMPMETNVIEFEANLEGDWFFHCHILYHMMAGMNRVFSTENQEPNPLLPDKKWAYKKLQRESNELHFMFQNDFATNGNDGMTMLQNTRWSFGTEWRLGYNDKHGYETETHIGRYIGRNQWLMPFIGFDWRYRKHEEPERNLFGQTNTKDNRTQFSLGVAYTLPLLLILQTEVYHDGNVRVQLRREDIPLSKRFRASFMVNTDKEYMFGLNYIASKNLGFRTHYDSDMGFGVGLTLNH from the coding sequence ATGATAAAAAATATAAAGTATTTAAAATTCGCAATGTCCTTAGCATTAGCACTATTGGCAACTACAAACATTTTCGCCCAAAAAGTAGTGCGATATGACCTTTATGTAAAAGACACTATCGTTAATTTTACAAGTAAAGAAAAGCGAGCCATTGCAGTAAATGGTCAAATTCCTATGCCTACACTAATGTTTACCGAAGGCGACACAGCGGAAATTCACGTTCATAATAGGCTCAAAGAAAGTACGTCTTTACATTGGCACGGTTTGTATTTGCCAAATAAAGAAGATGGTGTTCCGTACCTTACCCAAATGCCAATTGAACCAAATACCACACATATTTACCGTTTCCCCATTATTCAGAACGGTACGCATTGGTATCATAGCCATAGCGGATTGCAAGAGCAAATTGGAATGTATGGCTCAATGGTGCTACTCAAAAGAGCAGACGACCCCACTTTCAGAAAAGGGATTGATGATTTGCCCTACGTCCCAATTGTTTTAAGCGAATGGACAGACTATAATCCTGATAATGTTCACAGAATGTTGCACAATGCCAATGATTGGTTTGCTATTAAGAAAAACACCGTTCAGAGTTACGGAGAAGCCATAAAAGCAGGTCATTTTAAAACCAAATTGACCAACGAATGGAAACGAATGTTGGCAATGGACGTGAGTGATGTCTATTATGACAAATTCCTAATTAATGGAGCTTCTGAAAGCCAACTTTCTCAATTTAAAGCAGGTGATAAGGTGCGATTGCGAATTTCAAACGGTGGTGCATCATCTTATTTTTGGCTTACTTATGCAGGTGGTAAAATGACCGTAGTTGCCAATGACGGCAATGATGTTGAGCCTGTTGTGGTAGATAGACTGATAATCGGGGTTTCAGAAACGTATGATGCTATCGTTACCATTCCAGCAGAAAATACTTCTTACGAATTTTTGGCTACACCAGAAGACCGAACCAAATCAGCATCAATTTATATTGGTTCAGGCATCAAACAGTTGGTAAGTCCTTTGCCCAAGCTGAAATACTTTGAAGGAATGAAGATGATGAACGATATGATGAAAATGGACGGCACAATGAACGATATGGGTATGGATATGTCATTACAGCAAATGGATATGAATACGGTGATGTATCCTGAAATTACGGGAGATAATAAGCCAAAAAAATCTAAACATTCCGACCATACTAATCATACAATGCCAAGCAATGACATTGTTACCTTAAACTATGCTATGCTAAAATCGCCCACCAAAACCACTTTGCCAAAAGATGCACCTATTAGGGAATTAAGGTTTGAATTAACAGGCAATATGAACCGCTATGTGTGGAGTATGGACAACCGAGTGCTTGCAGAAACAGATAAAATTCTGATAAAAAAAGGTGAAATAGTAAGGATTACGCTCTATAATAATTCTATGATGCGACACCCAATGCACTTGCACGGACACGATTTTAGGGTAATCAACGGTCAAGGCGATTATGCACCGCTTAAAAATGTGTTGGACATAATGCCAATGGAAACCAATGTCATAGAATTTGAAGCCAATTTAGAAGGCGATTGGTTTTTTCATTGTCATATTCTCTACCATATGATGGCAGGAATGAATCGTGTTTTTAGCACAGAAAACCAAGAACCTAACCCATTATTGCCTGACAAAAAATGGGCATACAAAAAATTACAACGAGAAAGCAACGAACTACATTTTATGTTCCAAAACGACTTTGCGACCAATGGTAATGACGGAATGACTATGTTACAGAATACACGTTGGAGTTTTGGCACAGAATGGCGTTTGGGCTATAACGACAAACACGGTTACGAAACAGAAACCCACATAGGACGGTACATAGGCAGAAACCAATGGCTAATGCCTTTTATTGGTTTTGATTGGCGTTACAGAAAACACGAAGAACCTGAAAGAAATCTTTTCGGACAAACAAACACCAAAGATAATCGGACACAGTTTAGTTTAGGGGTAGCTTATACTTTGCCGCTATTGCTCATTTTACAAACAGAAGTTTATCACGATGGAAATGTAAGAGTACAATTAAGACGTGAAGACATTCCACTTTCAAAAAGGTTTAGAGCCTCATTTATGGTAAATACAGACAAAGAATATATGTTTGGTCTGAATTATATAGCAAGTAAAAACTTAGGGTTCAGGACACATTATGACAGTGATATGGGTTTTGGAGTTGGACTGACATTAAACCATTAA
- a CDS encoding sensor histidine kinase → MNKLLNKSLKSFTIYALIVLATSVPAYYFLVDSIWLRELDEHNEIVADRTEKELNNLNLAETELNQSITLWNKIQPGTNLEKTTLDKNRKDSTYTVLRKNPYVAHDDIDRFRGLSRVIKIYRENYLLTVETNVEETEETAIAIAILTFLFFLILVVGFLILNRRLSVKLWQPFRNTLTELKTFNLNSQSNISFEKSNILEFEELNVALNKLIEHTVSVYKSQKEFTENASHELQTPLAIIKNKLDILLQKEALTDRQYQIIEDINKALTRVSRINKNLLLLAKIENHQFDDSETINVSELTEECLEQLQEHFSNKELSVHTSIEKDCVVTGNRVLIEVLINNLLLNSIRHNSQKGIVEVKLNQTGLFISNSGIITLEKEHLFKRFKKTSEESSGSGLGLAIVEQICKRHQWTIDYKFQQEKHTFKISF, encoded by the coding sequence ATGAATAAATTATTAAACAAATCACTAAAATCATTTACCATTTATGCTCTAATTGTATTAGCGACAAGTGTTCCAGCGTATTATTTTTTGGTGGACAGTATTTGGCTAAGAGAATTAGATGAACACAATGAAATTGTTGCTGACAGAACTGAAAAGGAATTAAATAATTTAAACTTGGCTGAAACTGAATTAAATCAAAGTATAACACTTTGGAACAAAATTCAGCCCGGTACTAATTTAGAAAAAACAACTTTAGATAAAAACAGAAAAGATAGCACATATACGGTTTTAAGAAAAAATCCTTATGTAGCACACGATGATATTGACCGTTTCAGGGGACTTTCAAGAGTAATTAAAATATACAGAGAAAACTACTTGTTAACCGTTGAAACCAATGTTGAAGAAACCGAAGAAACGGCAATTGCAATAGCCATACTTACGTTTTTGTTTTTCTTGATTTTGGTTGTCGGTTTTCTAATTCTTAACAGACGATTATCCGTAAAATTATGGCAACCATTTAGAAACACCTTAACGGAGTTAAAAACATTTAATCTTAATTCACAAAGTAATATTTCGTTTGAAAAATCAAACATCCTTGAGTTTGAAGAATTAAATGTGGCTTTGAATAAATTAATAGAACATACTGTTTCGGTTTACAAATCCCAAAAAGAGTTTACCGAAAATGCTTCACACGAATTGCAAACTCCTTTGGCAATCATCAAAAACAAATTGGACATACTTTTGCAAAAAGAAGCTTTAACAGACAGGCAATACCAAATTATTGAAGACATAAATAAAGCATTGACAAGGGTTTCACGTATCAACAAAAATCTATTATTGCTTGCCAAAATAGAAAACCATCAGTTTGATGATAGCGAAACAATAAACGTGAGCGAATTGACCGAAGAATGCTTGGAGCAATTGCAGGAACATTTTTCAAATAAAGAATTAAGTGTTCATACTTCGATAGAAAAAGATTGTGTCGTTACAGGAAATAGAGTTTTGATTGAAGTGCTCATCAATAATTTATTACTCAATTCGATTAGACATAACTCACAAAAAGGAATAGTCGAAGTTAAATTGAACCAAACAGGCTTGTTTATCAGCAATTCAGGAATAATAACATTGGAGAAGGAACATCTATTTAAGCGGTTTAAAAAAACTTCAGAAGAAAGCTCAGGAAGTGGGCTTGGCTTGGCTATTGTTGAGCAAATCTGCAAAAGACATCAATGGACAATAGACTATAAATTTCAACAAGAAAAACACACTTTTAAAATCAGCTTTTAG
- a CDS encoding helix-turn-helix domain-containing protein, which produces MKIFINFANYRSSQKYADIEMASFGHFIREEREKHGWTQTEFGAKIGINAFAISKIENGSQKFSKTKLKELAELLEMEFQKINDLFYADKFAVEAYKNQCSENVFVVADDNVKYLKSTNAKQAKIRFDQ; this is translated from the coding sequence TTGAAAATCTTTATTAACTTTGCGAATTATAGGTCAAGTCAAAAATATGCAGATATAGAAATGGCAAGTTTCGGACATTTTATAAGGGAGGAAAGAGAAAAACACGGTTGGACACAAACCGAGTTTGGTGCTAAAATTGGCATCAACGCTTTTGCTATAAGTAAAATCGAAAACGGCTCTCAAAAATTCAGTAAAACAAAGCTGAAAGAACTTGCTGAGCTTTTAGAAATGGAATTTCAGAAAATAAACGACCTATTCTACGCAGACAAATTTGCTGTTGAAGCATACAAAAATCAATGTTCTGAAAATGTTTTCGTAGTTGCAGACGACAATGTGAAATATTTAAAAAGTACGAATGCCAAACAAGCCAAAATACGTTTTGACCAATGA
- the omp85 gene encoding Omp85 family outer membrane protein — MKRIIATLFILFSITIVKAQEIDSLSFIKSKRMSDDDLAKKREGTFFTGIPDFSSDPVTGFGFGLRTNTYWNGNRDNPLFPYTPYLAKLKANAAYYTSNARELALSLDVPYYKGTRWRFKIDFKAQQNPANLYFGLTESTLGKLRLPSDENTIFSTYKEFDRARKTLRPGSIGEADFVTDALSNRFRETEFMLNLKADYALGNGKWRIMGGYEIQHLSYATFEGMEAEAIDPITGQNTTVPNGISLLRRDFEDGLISGVDGGWVSIIQTALIFDTRDFEPDPTKGYYFEVANEYSSKYIGSQFDFVKLFIQGRVYQKLPVGKRTVLAGRFGAGNIFGNNAPFFEFQDQWSPEGSINALGGRQSLRGYRANRFLARSMWFTNVELRVRLVETKLGKQRFAFGVAPFFDAGTVRDRWQDLNFKNIKTSYGGGLRIAWNQSTILSFDYGHSKEDRLFYFGIGQAF; from the coding sequence ATGAAGCGTATTATAGCAACTCTGTTTATTCTGTTTTCAATCACAATCGTAAAGGCTCAAGAAATAGACAGTCTTTCATTCATCAAATCGAAACGAATGTCGGATGATGACCTTGCGAAAAAGCGAGAAGGAACATTTTTTACGGGAATACCCGATTTTTCTTCCGACCCAGTTACAGGCTTTGGCTTTGGTTTAAGAACAAATACCTATTGGAATGGAAATCGTGATAATCCTTTATTTCCTTACACACCTTACTTGGCAAAGCTGAAAGCGAATGCAGCTTATTACACTTCAAATGCAAGAGAATTAGCTCTTTCGCTTGATGTTCCCTATTACAAAGGAACACGTTGGAGATTTAAAATTGATTTTAAGGCACAACAAAACCCCGCCAATCTATATTTTGGATTAACAGAATCAACACTTGGAAAACTTCGCCTACCATCTGACGAAAACACAATTTTTTCAACCTACAAAGAATTTGACCGAGCAAGAAAAACATTAAGACCAGGCAGTATTGGCGAAGCTGATTTTGTAACAGATGCTTTATCAAACCGATTTAGGGAAACCGAATTTATGCTCAATCTAAAAGCCGATTATGCACTTGGAAATGGCAAATGGCGTATAATGGGTGGTTATGAAATTCAGCATTTGAGTTATGCAACTTTTGAAGGAATGGAAGCGGAAGCAATTGACCCGATTACAGGACAAAACACAACTGTACCAAACGGCATTTCACTTTTAAGACGAGATTTTGAAGACGGTTTAATATCAGGTGTTGATGGTGGTTGGGTTTCAATAATTCAAACAGCATTGATTTTTGACACAAGAGATTTTGAACCCGACCCAACGAAAGGATATTATTTTGAAGTTGCGAATGAATATTCGAGTAAATACATTGGTTCACAATTCGATTTTGTCAAATTATTCATTCAAGGAAGAGTATACCAAAAATTACCAGTTGGTAAACGTACGGTTTTGGCAGGACGATTTGGAGCAGGCAACATTTTTGGAAACAACGCACCATTTTTTGAATTTCAAGACCAATGGAGTCCAGAAGGAAGTATAAACGCTTTAGGTGGCAGACAGTCACTGCGTGGCTACAGAGCGAACCGATTTTTAGCTCGTTCAATGTGGTTTACAAATGTAGAATTGAGAGTACGACTAGTAGAAACAAAATTAGGAAAGCAAAGATTTGCATTTGGCGTAGCACCCTTCTTTGACGCAGGAACAGTAAGAGACCGTTGGCAAGACTTAAACTTTAAAAACATTAAAACTTCCTATGGCGGTGGACTTAGAATTGCTTGGAATCAATCCACAATTCTATCCTTTGACTACGGACATTCAAAAGAAGATAGGCTATTTTACTTTGGCATTGGACAAGCATTTTAG